One Bacteroidota bacterium DNA window includes the following coding sequences:
- a CDS encoding putative LPS assembly protein LptD, with translation MFVLLRPVLLVALLAWACSPLSAQDAVAVQDTTADAPLARPPAPAAQTAPQETGEGPDQPVPFAARDSLVLLFGETEGAQPVTDRDDRTSTDDGDTASLFGEAVVRYDDAMLEAAAIDLFFARNEVRARRLAEGDTTGQPRFTQGGEGFTGRELLYNLDTQRGRIVGARTQIQDGFLLGEILKQSDANVLYGSDVGYTTCSNPEHVHYALNASRLKVVDQEWVYTGPVQLYLLGIPTPVWLPFGFFPAAEGRRSGPTRVTYGEDRTYGFFIKNMGWYWAVNDYFDAQLTGGLYSKGSYELGTQFNYAKRYYYNGSLRIDYSFLRQGERGDPTGGVNRSGQVGWRHTQDLSPSSRLSGTVNLSSRSYLRGISADLNDNVSQSTSSSVTYTKSWSAGARSLTLNLRANQNFTGLGSTDLTLPSAQFSQRQLFPFRRESRQGREEAWFEKINLSYTGNLDNRFTFRPDSTIDGFEEASVWEALFDYDAYVRATGNEERFRTTATHRVPIQAAFNVQRLPVLGIPFVLNVTPNFNYRENWFTRSERRFVNEEGRVETESEAGFTAIRTFSTGVGANTQLYGTFPLRVGPLDGFRHIARPSISYTYTPDFSSDFFGYFRSFTDTSGTVVEYPIVSGAGLTDRASQTLSMSIDNTFQTRIARTDSTGVIERTPLQLLRLSANTSYDFERDSLNFSNLSLRASTSIGQALTLNASATYSFYAVNDAGRPINRSHFAATGGLLRPTNYSLSLSTSIGPGGRLQPNEGGPLRGIFDPFPNDPYAEFSHLDDPSFVTYGVPWRTSLTFRYDLTPALGQAPKRERAILNITGLSFQLTPAWRISGSSGYDFIEKEITTSSLNLIRDLHCWEMQFNWVPFGTFKRFGFSIYVKSGQLRDFLKLDVPRSDRSSQLDGVF, from the coding sequence GTGTTCGTCTTGCTGCGTCCCGTGCTGCTTGTCGCGCTGCTAGCGTGGGCCTGCTCGCCCTTGTCAGCACAGGATGCGGTGGCAGTACAGGACACGACAGCTGATGCCCCGCTTGCACGACCGCCTGCTCCCGCGGCCCAGACCGCCCCGCAGGAGACTGGCGAAGGGCCCGACCAGCCCGTGCCGTTCGCAGCGCGCGATTCACTCGTCTTGTTGTTCGGCGAAACCGAGGGTGCGCAGCCCGTCACCGACCGCGACGACCGCACCTCGACGGATGATGGGGACACGGCATCCCTATTCGGCGAAGCGGTCGTCCGCTACGATGACGCGATGCTCGAAGCCGCTGCCATCGACCTCTTTTTCGCCCGCAACGAAGTACGGGCCCGACGCCTTGCCGAGGGCGACACGACCGGCCAACCGCGTTTCACGCAGGGCGGTGAAGGCTTCACCGGCCGCGAGTTGCTCTACAACCTCGACACCCAGCGCGGGCGCATCGTTGGGGCACGCACGCAGATCCAAGACGGCTTTCTCCTCGGCGAAATCCTCAAGCAAAGCGACGCCAACGTGCTCTACGGCTCGGACGTCGGGTATACGACCTGCTCGAATCCTGAGCATGTCCATTACGCTCTGAATGCAAGCCGCTTAAAGGTCGTCGACCAAGAGTGGGTCTACACCGGCCCGGTGCAACTCTACCTCCTGGGCATCCCAACTCCGGTCTGGCTGCCGTTCGGGTTCTTCCCTGCCGCCGAGGGCCGTCGGAGCGGCCCCACCCGCGTGACCTATGGCGAAGACCGGACCTACGGGTTCTTCATCAAGAACATGGGCTGGTATTGGGCGGTGAACGACTACTTCGATGCTCAGCTCACCGGCGGGCTGTACTCGAAAGGCTCCTACGAGTTGGGTACGCAGTTCAACTACGCCAAGCGCTACTACTACAACGGCTCGCTGCGCATCGACTACAGCTTTCTCCGCCAGGGCGAACGTGGCGACCCGACAGGCGGCGTCAACCGCTCAGGACAGGTTGGATGGCGCCATACGCAAGACCTGAGCCCTTCCTCCCGCCTCAGCGGCACGGTCAACCTTTCGAGCCGAAGCTACCTGCGCGGTATCTCAGCGGACCTAAACGACAACGTGAGCCAATCGACGAGTTCGTCGGTCACCTACACCAAGAGCTGGTCGGCAGGCGCGCGGTCGCTCACGCTGAACCTGCGCGCCAACCAGAATTTTACGGGGCTCGGGAGCACTGACCTCACCTTACCGAGCGCCCAGTTTAGCCAGCGCCAGCTCTTCCCGTTCCGCCGCGAGAGCCGCCAGGGCCGCGAGGAGGCGTGGTTTGAAAAAATCAACCTCAGCTACACCGGCAACCTCGACAACCGCTTCACCTTCCGCCCCGACTCCACCATCGACGGCTTCGAAGAAGCGTCGGTCTGGGAGGCCCTCTTTGACTACGACGCCTACGTGCGGGCCACGGGCAACGAGGAACGGTTCCGCACCACCGCGACGCACCGTGTGCCTATCCAAGCCGCGTTCAACGTGCAGCGGCTTCCGGTTCTGGGGATCCCGTTCGTTCTCAACGTCACCCCCAACTTCAACTACCGGGAGAACTGGTTCACGCGCTCCGAACGGCGCTTCGTGAACGAGGAGGGGCGAGTCGAGACGGAGTCAGAGGCCGGGTTTACTGCGATCCGCACGTTCAGCACCGGCGTTGGCGCCAACACGCAGCTCTACGGCACCTTCCCCCTCCGCGTGGGCCCGCTCGACGGCTTTCGCCACATCGCTCGACCCAGCATCTCCTACACTTACACCCCCGATTTCTCGTCGGACTTCTTCGGCTACTTCCGCAGCTTTACCGACACGTCGGGGACCGTGGTGGAGTACCCCATTGTCTCGGGGGCCGGGCTGACGGACCGCGCGTCCCAGACTCTCTCGATGAGCATCGACAACACGTTCCAGACGCGCATCGCACGGACGGACTCGACGGGGGTGATCGAGCGGACGCCGCTCCAACTGCTTCGCCTCTCGGCCAACACGAGCTACGACTTCGAGCGGGACAGCCTCAATTTCTCAAACCTGAGCCTCCGCGCCTCGACCAGCATCGGACAGGCGCTCACCCTCAACGCCTCGGCGACGTATTCCTTCTACGCGGTGAATGACGCGGGGCGTCCGATCAATCGGTCCCACTTCGCGGCCACGGGTGGCCTGCTCCGCCCGACGAACTACTCGCTCTCCCTCAGCACGTCGATTGGACCCGGTGGGCGGCTCCAGCCCAACGAGGGCGGGCCGCTGCGCGGCATCTTTGACCCGTTCCCCAACGATCCCTACGCGGAGTTCTCCCACCTCGACGACCCGAGTTTCGTGACCTACGGTGTCCCATGGCGCACCTCGCTCACGTTCCGCTACGACCTCACGCCAGCGTTGGGCCAGGCCCCCAAGCGCGAACGGGCCATCCTCAACATCACCGGCCTCTCCTTCCAACTCACCCCTGCCTGGCGCATCTCCGGCTCGTCCGGGTACGACTTCATCGAAAAGGAAATCACGACGAGTTCGCTCAACCTCATCCGCGACCTCCACTGCTGGGAGATGCAGTTCAACTGGGTGCCGTTCGGCACGTTTAAGCGCTTCGGCTTCTCGATCTACGTCAAGAGCGGCCAACTCCGTGACTTCCTCAAACTCGACGTGCCGCGCTCGGACCGCAGCAGTCAGCTCGACGGCGTGTTTTAG
- a CDS encoding carboxypeptidase M32, with translation MSSLDALRARLATVYDLNKAASVLEWDQETYMPDGATEARAHQLTTLRSLSHEHFTDDETGALLERAEVATQGLEARDPARALVRVAQRDYDRATKLPARLVAEFATATARAKHAWQAARADDDFAQFAPHLERVIALSVEKADALGATVPEARYDILLDEYEPGMTAAEVAREFAELREGLVPLVEAIADAPHVDDAFLHAPFDEAAQWAFGLEVAQAFGYDLAYGRQDRSAHPFSTTLAIDDVRITTRIDPDFFPSGFFGTLHETGHALYERGVSPDLARSPLASGTSLGMHESQSRLWENQVGRSRPFWQHWYPKLQDHFPEQLRSVPADAYYRAINRVAPSFIRVEADEVTYNLHVMLRFEIERALIDGSLSVADVPAAWNAAMEDYLGVTPPTDREGCLQDIHWSIGLVGYFPTYTLGTLMSAQLFEAAQRDLGDLAATFAEGTYLPLREWLRDQIHQHGRVYTATELLRHVCGSGLDAAPWLKYARAKYVSIYDLT, from the coding sequence ATGTCTTCCCTCGACGCTCTTCGCGCCCGCCTCGCCACCGTCTACGACCTCAACAAAGCAGCGTCGGTGCTGGAATGGGACCAGGAGACCTACATGCCCGACGGGGCCACGGAGGCGCGCGCCCACCAACTGACGACGCTCCGCAGCCTCTCCCATGAGCACTTCACGGACGACGAGACCGGAGCGCTCCTCGAACGCGCCGAGGTTGCCACGCAAGGGCTGGAGGCGCGCGACCCGGCCCGCGCGCTCGTCCGCGTTGCGCAGCGCGACTACGATCGGGCCACCAAGCTGCCCGCCCGCCTCGTCGCCGAGTTTGCCACGGCCACCGCTCGCGCCAAGCACGCGTGGCAAGCCGCTCGCGCCGATGACGACTTCGCCCAGTTCGCTCCGCACCTCGAACGGGTCATCGCGCTCAGTGTTGAAAAAGCTGACGCGCTCGGCGCCACAGTACCGGAGGCACGTTACGATATCCTGCTCGACGAGTACGAGCCAGGCATGACTGCTGCCGAGGTCGCCCGGGAGTTCGCGGAGTTGCGAGAGGGTCTCGTCCCGCTCGTCGAAGCCATCGCCGACGCGCCGCATGTGGACGACGCGTTCTTGCATGCCCCCTTCGACGAGGCCGCGCAATGGGCATTCGGTCTGGAGGTCGCGCAAGCGTTCGGCTACGATCTCGCGTACGGTCGGCAAGACCGCTCGGCCCACCCCTTCTCCACCACCCTCGCCATTGACGATGTGCGCATCACGACGCGCATCGATCCAGACTTTTTCCCGTCGGGCTTCTTCGGTACGCTCCATGAGACAGGCCACGCGCTTTACGAGCGCGGCGTGTCACCGGACCTGGCGCGCTCGCCGCTTGCTTCCGGCACCTCGCTTGGCATGCATGAGAGCCAGAGCCGGTTGTGGGAGAATCAAGTAGGACGCAGCCGCCCGTTCTGGCAGCATTGGTATCCGAAGCTGCAGGACCACTTCCCGGAACAACTCCGCTCCGTGCCGGCCGACGCTTACTACCGCGCCATCAACCGCGTCGCGCCGAGCTTCATCCGTGTCGAGGCGGACGAGGTGACCTATAACCTCCACGTCATGCTCCGCTTCGAGATCGAGCGTGCGCTCATCGACGGCTCCCTGAGCGTAGCCGACGTGCCCGCAGCCTGGAATGCGGCGATGGAGGACTACCTCGGCGTGACGCCCCCCACAGACCGCGAGGGGTGTCTCCAGGACATTCACTGGTCGATTGGCTTGGTCGGCTATTTTCCGACTTACACGCTCGGCACGCTCATGTCAGCACAACTGTTCGAGGCCGCGCAGCGCGACCTCGGAGATCTAGCCGCCACGTTTGCCGAGGGTACGTACCTGCCGCTGCGAGAGTGGCTCCGTGACCAGATTCATCAGCACGGCCGCGTCTACACGGCGACCGAACTGTTGAGACACGTTTGCGGGTCGGGACTCGACGCAGCGCCCTGGTTAAAATATGCCCGCGCCAAGTACGTTTCGATTTACGATTTGACCTAA